One Ethanoligenens harbinense YUAN-3 genomic window carries:
- a CDS encoding DUF134 domain-containing protein translates to MPRPKKCRRICGMPPVKSFEPVGAPLVGETVTLTVDEYEIIRWIDLEGLSQDESAERMGVARSTVQRIYDEARKKLADFIVNGKTIRIEGGDYQLCEGDLSKPCGCHKCRRQRNHNACD, encoded by the coding sequence ATGCCAAGACCTAAAAAATGCAGACGAATCTGCGGTATGCCGCCGGTGAAATCGTTTGAACCGGTCGGGGCACCGCTTGTGGGAGAAACGGTCACCTTAACGGTCGATGAATATGAAATCATTCGTTGGATCGACCTGGAGGGTTTAAGCCAGGATGAGAGCGCCGAACGTATGGGGGTTGCCCGTTCGACCGTGCAGAGAATTTACGATGAGGCAAGAAAGAAATTGGCGGATTTTATTGTCAATGGAAAAACGATCCGAATAGAGGGTGGTGACTATCAATTGTGTGAGGGAGACTTGTCGAAACCGTGCGGATGCCATAAATGCCGCAGGCAACGCAATCACAATGCGTGCGATTGA